One region of Fragaria vesca subsp. vesca linkage group LG4, FraVesHawaii_1.0, whole genome shotgun sequence genomic DNA includes:
- the LOC101308078 gene encoding zinc finger protein NUTCRACKER-like — MAAASSSLAFFGNNSRDENQNQLMTSLQQPPPASSTAPISTTPPTAPPPKKRRNQPGNPNPDAEVIALSPKTLMATNRFICEVCNKGFQREQNLQLHRRGHNLPWKLKQKTNKEPKRKVYLCPEPTCVHHDPSRALGDLTGIKKHFSRKHGEKKWKCEKCSKRYAVQSDWKAHSKTCGTREYRCDCGTLFSRRDSFITHRAFCDALAQESARHPSSLSAIATSSHLYPGNNQMMSLGLSQMGGGSSLPPNNMLRLGTTGAGGAAKFEHFMNPSSFGQAQPMPNSSASFFNQGFQDQQQSLNGSFAANKSLHGLMQLPDLQSNTPSNNSPSSTTTAAGSLFNLGFFSNNNSDHHQFSDGNGGSQGTTLFPNGMTDHIGSALPSSLFGNSLQHENMTGAHMSATALLQKAAQMGSTTSTESSSLLRGLAGGTSSNTRAGTKSISGRQLVSSNSNVGGVSFSRESSSGGEHEQHMRSQQQQQQQVENENHHLQGLIMNSLANGNSSAASIFGSSSADHHNNFGAHGFANGGATRVSLMDQQQHNNTNFSNVDEAKLTLDFLGVGGIVRNMGGGGGGYEHRGINMSSLDPELKSSQQASQAYGGTSALQ; from the exons ATGGCGGCTGCTTCTTCTTCGTTGGCCTTCTTTGGGAATAATAGCAGAGACGAAAATCAGAACCAGCTGATGACGTCGCTACAACAACCACCGCCAGCTTCCTCAACTGCTCCAATTTCTACCACTCCACCCACTGCACCTCCTCCAAAGAAAAGAAGAAATCAACCTGGAAATCCAA ATCCAGATGCAGAGGTCATCGCACTGTCTCCCAAGACCTTAATGGCAACAAACAGGTTCATATGTGAAGTCTGCAACAAAGGGTTCCAAAGGGAGCAGAACCTACAGCTCCACAGAAGAGGGCACAACCTGCCTTGGAAGTTAAAGCAGAAGACCAACAAAGAACCCAAGCGAAAGGTCTATCTGTGCCCCGAGCCCACCTGCGTCCACCACGACCCGTCTCGCGCCCTCGGCGACCTCACCGGAATCAAGAAGCACTTCTCTAGAAAGCACGGCGAGAAAAAGTGGAAGTGCGAGAAGTGCTCCAAGCGGTATGCTGTTCAGTCCGATTGGAAGGCTCATTCTAAGACTTGCGGCACTCGGGAGTACCGCTGCGACTGTGGTACTCTCTTCTCCAG GCGGGACAGTTTCATCACGCATAGGGCATTCTGCGATGCACTAGCTCAGGAGAGCGCAAGGCATCCTTCAAGCTTAAGCGCCATAGCTACTAGTTCTCATCTCTATCCAGGAAACAACCAAATGATGAGCTTAGGCCTATCCCAAATGGGTGGCGGTTCCTCCCTCCCACCTAATAACATGTTGAGGCTAGGGACTACCGGTGCTGGCGGTGCTGCGAAATTCGAGCACTTCATGAATCCTTCCTCATTCGGACAAGCGCAGCCTATGCCTAATTCTTCTGCTAGTTTCTTCAATCAAGGTTTTCAGGATCAGCAACAATCTCTGAATGGATCATTTGCTGCTAACAAGTCGTTACATGGACTAATGCAACTTCCTGATCTCCAAAGCAACACTCCTAGTAACAACTCGCCGTCATCAACTACTACTGCGGCCGGTAGTCTCTTTAACCTCGGCTTCTTTTCGAATAATAATTCTGATCATCATCAGTTTAGTGATGGAAATGGTGGCAGCCAAGGAACGACGCTCTTTCCGAATGGTATGACTGATCATATTGGCTCGGCGCTACCATCTAGTCTCTTTGGGAATTCCTTACAGCATGAGAACATGACTGGTGCACATATGTCTGCCACCGCGTTGCTTCAGAAAGCAGCTCAAATGGGATCAACTACGAGCACCGAAAGCTCGTCTTTGCTAAGAGGATTAGCCGGGGGTACTTCCTCAAATACAAGAGCAGGAACAAAATCCATTTCGGGTCGGCAATTGGTCTCTTCTAATTCTAATGTTGGTGGTGTCAGCTTCAGCCGCGAGAGTAGTAGCGGTGGTGAACATGAGCAACACATGAGATCACAGCAGCAGCAGCAGCAGCAGGTGGAAAATGAGAACCATCATCTTCAAGGACTAATCATGAACTCTCTTGCCAATGGAAACAGCTCCGCGGCTTCCATTTTCGGATCATCATCTGCGGATCATCATAACAACTTTGGTGCTCATGGTTTTGCCAATGGCGGTGCTACTAGGGTTTCTCTAATGGATCAGCAGCAGCACAACAACACAAACTTTAGCAACGTGGATGAGGCGAAATTAACCTTGGATTTCCTTGGCGTCGGAGGAATTGTAAGAAACATGGGCGGTGGTGGTGGTGGATATGAGCACCGCGGCATCAATATGAGCTCTTTAGACCCGGAGTTGAAGTCATCGCAACAAGCAAGTCAAGCTTATGGAGGCACTAGTGCACTGCAATGA
- the LOC101308372 gene encoding uncharacterized protein LOC101308372, with protein sequence MAASSSSLFGIREEDQNLMKQQQHSSSTPTSSTATAPPAPPPQNKKKRNQPGTPNPEAEVIALSPKTLMATNRFICEVCNKGFQREQNLQLHRRGHNLPWKLKQKTTKEPKRKVYLCPEPTCVHHDPSRALGDLTGIKKHFFRKHGEKKWKCEKCSKRYAVQSDWKAHSKTCGTREYRCDCGTLFSRRDSFITHRAFCDALAQESARHQPNLSSLGSNLYGGTSNTGLALSHHHHQQVVGPNIDHHHHNNHSAAADILRLGGGGGNARTGQFDHLLSPPSMGSSFRPPQSSGTFFMNQDQPSQQYHHDQEQLQSKQFHGLMQFSDHQNNSNNSSSGGNLFNLPFLSNSSNSNNATGASNTNLLVHPEHQYNSNGSGAGGEGGSSLFSSHMIGGGGGDHISSGNVSSLYSSQVQNNHHGVSHMSATALLQKAAQMGSTTSSNNTSASLLRSFGSTSSTKSERPATAASLVPANLGGIFGGSSENENSLQDLMNSFAAGGGSSSMFGGGSDRLTRDFLGVGQIVRSMSGGQQQTQIEHMSSLDSESNAAPSTQSFGGGGNFQ encoded by the exons ATGGCTGCATCTTCTTCTTCACTTTTCGGAATTAGAGAAGAAGATCAAAACCTGATGAAGCAACAGCAGCATTCCAGCTCCACACCAACATCATCCACAGCCACCGCGCCTCCAGCACCACCACCGCAGAATAAGAAGAAGAGAAACCAACCTGGAACACCAA ATCCAGAAGCGGAAGTGATAGCACTATCTCCCAAGACCCTAATGGCAACAAACAGGTTCATCTGTGAGGTATGCAACAAAGGGTTCCAAAGGGAGCAGAACCTACAGCTCCACAGAAGAGGACACAACCTGCCTTGGAAGCTAAAGCAGAAGACTACAAAAGAACCCAAACGCAAGGTCTACCTGTGCCCCGAGCCCACCTGCGTCCACCACGACCCGTCTCGCGCCCTCGGCGACCTCACCGGAATCAAGAAACACTTCTTCAGAAAACACGGCGAGAAGAAGTGGAAATGCGAGAAGTGCTCCAAGCGCTACGCCGTTCAGTCCGATTGGAAGGCTCATTCTAAGACTTGCGGCACTCGGGAGTACCGCTGCGACTGTGGTACTCTCTTCTCCAG GAGAGACAGTTTTATCACTCATAGGGCATTCTGTGATGCACTGGCTCAGGAAAGTGCAAGACATCAACCCAATCTGAGCAGCCTTGGAAGCAACTTATATGGAGGTACCAGCAACACTGGCCTAGCCTTATCTCATCACCACCATCAGCAGGTTGTGGGCCCTAATATTGATCATCATCACCACAACAATCACTCAGCGGCTGCCGACATCTTACGTCTCGGCGGCGGCGGCGGCAATGCCCGGACCGGACAGTTCGATCATCTCCTTTCTCCACCTTCAATGGGATCGTCGTTTCGTCCGCCGCAGTCTTCGGGAACCTTTTTCATGAATCAAGACCAGCCTAGCCAGCAATACCATCACGATCAAGAACAGCTGCAAAGCAAACAATTCCATGGACTGATGCAATTTTCTGATCATCAGAATAACAGCAACAACTCTTCTTCAGGAGGCAATCTGTTTAACCTACCTTTCTTATCAAACAGCAGCAATAGCAACAATGCCACTGGCGCCAGCAATACTAATCTACTAGTTCATCCTGAGCACCAATACAACAGTAATGGCAGTGGAGCTGGCGGCGAAGGCGGGTCGAGTCTTTTCTCTAGTCACATGATCGGCGGAGGCGGTGGTGATCACATCAGCTCCGGCAATGTGAGTTCACTCTATAGTTCTCAAGTACAAAACAACCATCATGGTGTCTCGCACATGTCCGCCACCGCGCTGCTTCAGAAGGCGGCTCAAATGGGGTCAACTACTTCGAGCAACAACACTTCTGCCTCGCTCCTAAGAAGCTTTGGAAGCACATCCTCCACTAAATCTGAACGCCCCGCCACGGCGGCCTCCCTAGTTCCCGCCAATTTAGGCGGCATTTTCGGTGGCAGCAGTGAAAATGAGAACAGCCTCCAGGACCTGATGAACTCTTTTGCTGCTGGAGGAGGGAGCTCCTCCATGTTCGGAGGCGGGTCTGATAGGTTGACTAGGGATTTTCTCGGGGTTGGTCAGATTGTTAGGAGCATGAGCGGTGGGCAACAACAAACTCAGATCGAGCATATGAGCTCCTTGGATTCAGAGAGCAATGCTGCGCCGTCAACCCAATCTTTTGGAGGAGGTGGGAATTTTCAGTGA
- the LOC101299580 gene encoding protein ACCUMULATION AND REPLICATION OF CHLOROPLASTS 3-like — protein MEFPAFTTFRPSSPFPYPPNSPLLSSKCSFRRRRQFNFRRSTCRCKLSSLRVTATAASNSGPADVDSEVNCDEFWGNSEFVEVVGIGSRNDAVFDFCMESPFRFSSLRFWNIVIRDSMKAQLQRRIVGKDVAPMVFEAPMSSKSCAKAVILVASAGYGLDLITAIDILKTIRSANGFVVTIIMKPFSFEGQRRQDEAKNLMEKLQEHTNLLIGLDTDMLLKKDLVTLDEAVKTANNAVLMAIAAVSVLTSDIHRKFIDASHYDVKEIEVSEVVQVLERFKEAKIGFGAGYNIKTSILRSMYDCPFLSVGVKDLDGMVICIVASSGAIDNSDVQETLRTFRQTTEYEGEILISTIREPSLEPNLLVTTVFILGFAEKQVSQKSSILSGLAQHFPFFFNLFSRHQSQINDTQESPSLQNAISEEIDSPDSGELGKINGVDVKAEDFNNYFEEPQTETNRNYNELHNSSSGSEQADIKSSGLYDPITEETHAFQRQPLVSWNLGHDYQIAKDWGKEKGVEDGATLMLDNMSIFCLPVGVRSPEELKDNDSFPTQKLEKKSKDDVKVQPAANLSMSSWSPLNDTSLEAVKEFYNSTSALVKGKDAENPKQGNLSARAASMLEAERDSPKKWSPMVEMQYRGGIYKGRCQGGLPEGKGRLVLGDGSIYDGMWRYGKRSGMGKFYFSNGDAFQGSWRDDFIHGKGWVYFHTGDRWFANFWKGKANGESRFYSKSGDVFFGNFQDGWRHGQFICIDVDGTRCIENWDLGVLVSRKLDCDIGDDG, from the exons ATGGAGTTTCCCGCCTTCACTACTTTCCGGCCATCTTCTCCCTTCCCTTATCCTCCCAACAGTCCCCTCCTCTCCTCCAAATGCTCGTTCCGTCGCCGCAGACAATTCAACTTCCGGCGAAGCACTTGCCGCTGCAAGCTGTCATCACTTCGAGTAACGGCGACCGCGGCAAGCAACAGCGGACCTGCCGATGTGGACAGCGAAGTGAATTGCGACGAGTTTTGGGGGAACTCCGAGTTCGTCGAAGTCGTCGGCATCGGAAGCCGCAACGACGCCGTTTTCGACTTCTGTATGGAATCGCCGTTCCGGTTTTCGTCTCTGCGATTCTG GAATATTGTGATTAGGGACTCAATGAAGGCGCAATTACAACGGCGGATCGTCGGAAAAG ATGTGGCTCCAATGGTGTTTGAAGCGCCGATGTCTTCAAAGTCGTGCGCAAAGGCTGTTATACTT GTGGCAAGTGCGGGATACGGCTTGGATCTCATTACCGCGATTGATATACTCAAAACGATAAGATCTGCAAATGGATTTGTGGTTACTATTATAATGAAACCATTCAGCTTTGAAGGACAGAGGCGCCAAGATGAG GCGAAAAATCTCATGGAAAAACTTCAGGAGCACACAAATTTACTTATTG GTCTTGATACTGATATGTTACTGAAAAAGGACTTGGTAACTTTGGATGAGGCCGTCAAGACTGCAAATAATGCTGTTTTAATGGCAATAGCTGCTGTATCTGTTCTAACATCT GATATACACAGAAAGTTTATTGATGCATCCCATTATGATGTGAAAGAAATCGAAGTTTCAGAAGTTGTGCAA GTTCTGGAAAGATTTAAAGAAGCAAAAATTGGATTCGGTGCTGGCTACAACATCAAAACTTCAATTTTACGATCCATGTATGACTGCCCTTTCCTGAGTGTGGGTGTAAAG GACTTGGATGGAATGGTTATATGCATTGTTGCAAGTTCAGGTGCTATTGATAACAGCGATGTACAGGAAACTTTGCGTACTTTTCGTCAAACTACAGAATACGAAGGAGAAATCTTAATCTCTACAATTCGTGAACCCAGTCTAGAGCCCAACTTGCTAGTCACAACAGTTTTTATCTTAGG TTTTGCTGAAAAGCAGGTTTCTCAGAAAAGTAGCATCTTGTCTGGACTGGCTCAGCATTTTCCGTTCTTTTTCAATCTATTTAGTAGACACCAATCGCAAATAAATGACACTCAGGAAAGTCCATCACTTCAAAATGCCATTTCTGAAGAGATAGATTCACCAGATTCTGGTGAGCTGGGAAAGATAAATGGTGTTGATGTTAAAGCTGAAGATTTTAATAATTATTTTGAAGAACCTCAGACCGAAACTAACAGAAACTACAATGAACTCCACAATTCCAG TAGTGGATCTGAGCAAGCTGATATTAAATCGTCTGGTTTATATGATCCAATCACTGAAG AAACTCATGCTTTCCAAAGGCAACCGCTTGTTAGTTGGAACTTGGGGCATGATTATCAGATTGCAAAGGATTGGGGGAAAGAGAAGGGTGTTGAAGATGGAGCTACTCTGATGCTTGATAACATGAGTATCTTCTGCCTTCCAGTTGGTGTGAGGTCTCCAGAAGAGTTGAAGGACAATGATTCATTTCCAACACAAAAGTTGGAAAAGAAAAGTAAGGATGATGTCAAAGTACAACCAGCTGCGAATCTAAGCATGTCTTCTTGGAGTCCATTGAATGACACAAGTCTTGAGGCAGTGAAAGAATTTTATAATTCGACATCAGCTCTTGTTAAAGGAAAAGATGCTGAAAATCCCAAGCAAGGGAATCTCTCTGCCCGTGCAGCATCCATGCTG GAAGCAGAACGGGATTCACCAAAAAAGTGGAGTCCTATGGTGGAGATGCAATACAGAGGAGGGATTTACAAAGGAAGATGTCAAGGAGGTCTTCCTGAAGGAAAG GGTCGTTTAGTTCTTGGAGATGGAAGCATCTATGATGGTATGTGGCGCTATGGAAAAAGATCAGGTATGGGTAAATTCTACTTCAGTAATGGGGATGCGTTCCAGGGATCATGGAGGGATGATTTCATACATGGCAAG GGTTGGGTTTATTTTCACACTGGGGACCGATGGTTTGCAAACTTCTGGAAAGGAAAGGCCAATGGTGAAAGTCGCTTTTATTCAAAGTCTGGTGATGTCTTCTTTGGCAATTTCCAAGATGGTTGGCGACATGGCCAGTTCATTTGCATCGATGTTGATGGAACAAG GTGTATTGAGAACTGGGATCTAGGTGTTCTTGTAAGCCGTAAGCTGGACTGTGATATTGGTGATGATGGTTAA